The following coding sequences lie in one Myxococcales bacterium genomic window:
- a CDS encoding FHIPEP family type III secretion protein, translating into MPGRLSLASLTAVHQSLAQEGIGLQTLESVLEVFSMEAKPDKPLSELLSIARVGVRRILCEPLGSQASLSVYTVDPMVEDAVREAIVPANPTKVAFAPQLRQELIHSVRTYVAGTSSGRCILVTQPDVRRPLWLVLSPEFPSLTVLSYDEIAPAYRLKILGNVTPAAA; encoded by the coding sequence GTGCCAGGCCGGCTTTCATTGGCATCGTTAACCGCCGTCCATCAGAGTCTTGCCCAGGAAGGCATCGGATTACAGACCCTGGAGTCAGTTTTGGAAGTATTCTCGATGGAAGCGAAACCCGACAAGCCACTATCAGAGTTGCTAAGCATCGCGCGGGTCGGGGTGCGTCGCATTCTATGCGAACCCCTTGGCTCACAGGCATCGCTTTCGGTATATACCGTGGACCCTATGGTGGAAGACGCCGTGCGCGAGGCGATTGTTCCTGCAAACCCCACCAAGGTGGCTTTTGCACCTCAGCTTCGTCAGGAGCTAATCCACTCAGTAAGAACCTATGTCGCAGGTACATCGTCGGGCAGGTGCATCTTGGTAACGCAACCTGACGTACGCCGCCCTCTGTGGCTAGTGCTTAGTCCAGAATTCCCCAGCCTGACCGTGCTGAGCTACGATGAGATCGCGCCAGCGTACCGGCTCAAGATCCTCGGAAACGTGACGCCAGCCGCAGCCTAG